A stretch of the Vidua chalybeata isolate OUT-0048 chromosome Z, bVidCha1 merged haplotype, whole genome shotgun sequence genome encodes the following:
- the LOC128782439 gene encoding tetraspanin-3-like, whose amino-acid sequence MRRVRAVRVLCFLWCYEDAYLRSFARSLLGFLGFIFWGTAAAQMFGGVSVILMFKNYRSLFQESYLSLPGWLALATALTLLPTGVLAVSISVKCSRNQQGILMYLLLLLLCLEVSSAALAHSYCVRTASQLESAMDYFVHQHNWTCSQDPGNSAVDVIQRKLQCCGVHNYKDWLKASSSYHPACVPKSCCKEKHSHCRGDLGHVEQLSEEGCLKKLEDQLCFAMLYIFWCCTVLSILEVLAGVSNGFLMRRQPFHELRILDSYTFSQDYRY is encoded by the coding sequence ATGAGGAGGGTTAGGGCTGTGAGGGTTCTGTGTTTTTTGTGGTGCTATGAGGATGCCTACCTTAGGTCCTTTGCTCGATCTCTGCTGGGGTTCCTAGGCTTCATCTTCTGGGGTACTGCTGCAGCTCAGATGTTTGGTGGAGTTTCAGTGATCCTGATGTTCAAGAACTACAGATCTTTATTTCAGGAGTCTTACTTGTCTCTCCCTGGTTGGCTGGCTCTTGCAACTGCACTTACATTGCTGCCTACTGGAGTTTTGGCTGTCTCTATTTCTGTTAAGTGTTCCCGCAATCAGCAAGGGATTCTCATGTATTTGCTGTTGCTCCTTCTTTGCTTAGAAGTGtcttcagcagctctggcacaTTCCTACTGTGTTAGGACAGCTTCTCAGCTGGAAAGTGCTATGGATTACTTTGTTCACCAGCACAACTGGACATGCTCCCAGGATCCTGGAAACAGTGCTGTGGATGTGATACAGAGGAAGCTGCAGTGTTGTGGGGTCCACAACTACAAAGACTGGCTAAAGGCATCATCTTCGTATCATCCAGCTTGTGTCCCTAAAAGCTGCTGTAAGGAGAAGCATTCTCACTGCAGGGGAGACTTAGGCCATGTGGAGCAGCTTTCTGAGGAAGGCTGTCTAAAGAAGCTGGAAGACCAGTTGTGTTTTGCCATGCTGTACATTTTTTGGTGTTGTACTGTGCTAAGCATCTTGGAGGTCTTAGCTGGTGTAAGCAATGGCTTTCTCATGAGACGTCAGCCGTTCCATGAACTCCGTATTCTGGACTCATATACCTTCTCACAGGACTATAGGTACTAG